One window from the genome of Nicotiana sylvestris chromosome 9, ASM39365v2, whole genome shotgun sequence encodes:
- the LOC104244934 gene encoding agamous-like MADS-box protein AGL29: MEGKKTRGRQKIPMKKIESEDDRYATFSKRRLGLYKKASELVKLCHVDIGIVLFSPTGKPFSFFHPTPEAIIDRFFNPNTQLSESTRLVAANARNKVNQLNNKREVFDNIKEITSAHALLLDKMKESGQEYWWESIEQFNADEVTKFEDWLSTNIFNINNRLKQLENEASSSSSSSS, translated from the coding sequence ATGGAGGGTAAGAAGACTAGAGGACGACAAAAAATTccaatgaaaaagatagaaagtGAAGATGACCGCTATGCGACATTTTCAAAGCGTCGTTTGGGTCTATATAAAAAAGCTAGCGAACTTGTTAAGCTATGCCATGTTGACATTGGAATTGTACTCTTTTCCCCAACCGGtaagcctttttcattttttcatcctACACCTGAAGCAATTATTGATCGTTTCTTTAATCCTAATACGCAATTAAGTGAAAGTACTCGTCTAGTTGCGGCTAATGCACGAAACAAAGTGAATCAACTCAATAACAAGAGGGAAGTGTTTGACAATATAAAAGAAATTACAAGTGCTCATGCTCTTCTACTTGACAAAATGAAAGAAAGCGGGCAGGAATACTGGTGGGAGTCAATTGAGCAGTTTAATGCAGATGAAGTAACAAAGTTTGAAGATTGGTTAAGCAcaaatatttttaatataaataatcgcTTGAAGCAGTTGGAAAATGaggcttcatcttcatcttcatcttcttcgtag